In Pseudocalidococcus azoricus BACA0444, a single genomic region encodes these proteins:
- a CDS encoding IMS domain-containing protein codes for MYISLDCYQILGLPIQATPDQLEQAHHDRQQQQPHHHFSTTTLSTREEIITQAYQTLRNPISRSHYDQAVISYAQSLKSQPQPEEPPPGIQIEDSQFAGALLLLYELGAYSQVVELGEPHVGGGRFDLRRPYMGSALAESDILLTVALAYLELGREQWQQGHYEPAAYYLQGGLNILVSENQFTDVQTQLKTELYRLRPYRVLELVAHPDLESNERQRGLMLLKDMLLEREGIDGNRNDHSGLGIDDFLKFIQQLRAYLSTAEQQELFEAEARRPSAVGTYLASYALIARGVSQHQPALIRRAKSMLKRLLPHQDVYLEIASAALLLGQTHEALQTLSLTQDVDALSFIKDYSLSSPDLLPGLYHYTDQWLTEEVYPAFRDLVGQPVGLEAYFADDQIQAYADALAAETATRPQPATVTTALSPPSTDSTFSAPSLPAPSPTVDPLATPTVTSPPLKPDYAWPSLPTFSTDSEATPSPSPLSTPTSSFPSLSAPTLPYEPIANLPSSLTSPRPAHHLSQPDLASPPDAPPLGPEDCPTPNHNAVQILPHRPQANPRRLRHGLRIAQPGRFASVCLLLGLGVVGIGFAVRGLWLDRSSPPILTRETPSTPLSSSAGISPSPNPVPLNSPTSEVTASPTAPTARPAPINSPIPSPNNEILTTEMAQARIVDWQKAKASALGQEYNIAYLGDILAEPALSRWKSTAQTSQFEQSHWQFELSSIEIDSLRPLGNDRFEVMARIREAAKLYQGNQLQTNQSYEDDYQVRYVFIRQGNTWLIREMKVVS; via the coding sequence ATGTACATATCTCTTGACTGCTATCAAATTCTCGGACTTCCGATCCAGGCCACACCGGATCAACTAGAACAGGCCCATCACGATCGGCAACAGCAACAGCCCCATCATCACTTTTCCACAACGACCCTGAGTACCAGAGAAGAAATCATTACCCAGGCTTATCAAACTCTTCGTAATCCCATTAGTCGGAGCCATTACGATCAAGCAGTGATCAGCTATGCCCAAAGCCTGAAGTCCCAGCCTCAGCCCGAAGAACCACCTCCAGGGATTCAGATCGAAGATAGTCAATTTGCGGGTGCCTTACTGCTGCTCTATGAACTAGGAGCCTATAGTCAGGTTGTGGAACTGGGAGAACCCCATGTGGGGGGGGGCAGATTTGACTTACGCCGACCCTATATGGGATCAGCCCTAGCAGAGTCAGATATTTTGCTAACGGTGGCTCTGGCTTACCTAGAACTGGGCCGAGAACAATGGCAACAGGGACATTATGAGCCAGCCGCCTACTATCTTCAGGGTGGGCTGAATATTCTAGTTTCGGAAAACCAATTTACAGATGTGCAAACCCAACTGAAAACCGAGCTTTATCGGTTGCGTCCCTACCGAGTCTTAGAACTGGTTGCCCACCCAGACCTAGAGAGTAATGAACGGCAGCGGGGGTTAATGCTTCTCAAGGATATGTTGTTGGAGCGGGAGGGTATTGATGGCAATCGCAATGATCACTCCGGCCTGGGTATTGATGACTTCCTCAAATTCATTCAGCAGTTACGGGCCTATTTAAGCACCGCTGAACAACAGGAATTATTTGAGGCAGAAGCCCGCCGTCCCTCTGCCGTAGGCACCTATTTAGCCAGTTATGCCCTGATTGCCCGTGGGGTGAGCCAACATCAACCTGCCTTAATTCGCCGGGCCAAGTCCATGCTGAAGCGGCTCCTGCCCCATCAAGATGTTTATTTAGAAATTGCCAGTGCGGCCTTGTTACTGGGGCAAACCCATGAAGCCCTGCAAACCCTCAGTTTGACCCAAGATGTTGATGCCCTTAGCTTTATCAAGGACTATTCCCTTAGTTCTCCCGATCTTCTCCCAGGCCTATATCACTACACGGATCAATGGTTAACTGAGGAGGTTTATCCAGCCTTTCGGGATTTAGTTGGGCAACCTGTGGGCCTGGAGGCCTATTTCGCAGATGACCAAATTCAAGCCTATGCGGATGCCTTAGCTGCAGAAACTGCCACCCGTCCACAGCCAGCAACGGTTACTACAGCCCTTAGCCCCCCTAGCACCGATTCCACCTTCAGTGCTCCATCCTTACCTGCACCATCTCCAACAGTTGATCCCCTCGCAACCCCAACTGTGACCTCTCCTCCTCTCAAGCCCGATTATGCTTGGCCGAGCTTACCCACATTCTCGACAGACTCTGAAGCAACACCAAGTCCCTCACCACTTTCAACGCCAACCTCCTCCTTCCCCTCCCTCAGTGCCCCGACTCTCCCCTATGAACCCATAGCTAACCTTCCTAGCAGTCTGACATCTCCCCGCCCTGCCCATCATCTCAGCCAGCCTGACCTTGCCAGTCCCCCGGATGCGCCGCCGCTAGGGCCGGAAGATTGCCCCACCCCCAATCACAACGCTGTTCAAATTCTCCCCCACCGCCCCCAGGCCAATCCTCGCCGTCTCCGTCATGGCTTACGAATTGCCCAGCCTGGCCGCTTCGCCTCAGTTTGTCTGCTGCTGGGACTGGGTGTTGTTGGGATTGGGTTTGCTGTCCGGGGCCTATGGTTAGACAGGAGTAGCCCGCCCATTTTGACCCGTGAAACACCCTCAACTCCCCTGAGTTCTTCCGCGGGTATTAGTCCCAGCCCAAATCCAGTCCCCCTTAACTCTCCTACGAGTGAAGTAACCGCATCTCCTACTGCTCCAACCGCCAGGCCAGCCCCGATCAATTCTCCAATTCCTAGCCCAAATAATGAAATTCTGACTACGGAAATGGCCCAGGCCCGGATCGTGGATTGGCAAAAAGCGAAGGCCAGTGCCCTTGGTCAAGAATATAACATCGCTTACTTAGGGGACATCCTAGCTGAACCGGCCCTCTCACGTTGGAAAAGTACGGCCCAAACCAGTCAATTTGAACAGTCCCATTGGCAATTTGAACTCAGTTCGATTGAAATTGATAGCCTGCGTCCCTTAGGGAATGATCGCTTTGAGGTGATGGCCCGGATTCGCGAGGCAGCCAAACTCTATCAAGGCAACCAACTGCAAACCAACCAGTCCTATGAAGATGACTATCAGGTGCGGTATGTCTTCATTCGCCAAGGTAATACCTGGTTGATTCGCGAAATGAAAGTGGTTTCCTAA
- a CDS encoding gamma carbonic anhydrase family protein: MPHYPTFWPQPDLSQAAFVADTATVIGQLELDTGSSIWYGAVLRADVERIKIGAHTNVQDGAVLHGDPGQPTILEDYVTIGHQAVIHGAYIERGCLIGIGAIVLNGVRIGAGSIIGAGAVVTQNVPAGSLVVGVPGKVVRAVSETDQAELITHAQKYEKLAQVHNNQGTDLGF; this comes from the coding sequence ATGCCCCACTATCCAACATTTTGGCCCCAACCGGATCTGTCCCAGGCTGCCTTTGTTGCCGACACTGCGACCGTCATTGGCCAGCTTGAATTGGATACAGGCAGTAGTATCTGGTACGGGGCTGTTCTGCGGGCTGATGTGGAAAGGATTAAAATTGGTGCCCATACTAATGTCCAAGATGGGGCCGTACTCCACGGTGATCCGGGCCAGCCCACAATATTAGAAGATTATGTGACCATTGGGCATCAGGCTGTTATTCATGGTGCTTACATTGAGCGGGGCTGCTTGATTGGGATTGGGGCCATTGTCCTGAATGGTGTCAGGATCGGTGCTGGCAGCATTATTGGCGCTGGGGCAGTGGTGACTCAGAATGTTCCAGCCGGTTCCCTAGTGGTTGGGGTTCCCGGAAAAGTAGTCCGAGCCGTTTCTGAAACCGACCAGGCCGAGTTAATTACCCATGCCCAAAAGTACGAAAAACTAGCCCAAGTTCACAATAACCAAGGCACAGATTTGGGGTTTTAG
- a CDS encoding DUF3747 domain-containing protein — MLKHRLHSLGLLTLTCLGLGFGSGPAWGSQFGQKDVDQTKYAVIAMPIARGGYKLLVVEQVSNKRPCWAENGLQPTVIDPLLATFDFTGICGRSMDSNGYSIRVEQQDLGMEYRLSVEQQENELYLVGVRNRGGAEAKMVIGRTNGLVPGAFLKINLEPNWRITRRTFEERTLGHVYFTSDSMQAAFTPAAIQANPAPPATPVVSQTDAPTSPNTPTVPKPQAPQPITN, encoded by the coding sequence ATGCTTAAACACCGGTTGCACAGCCTAGGATTACTCACACTCACCTGCTTAGGGTTGGGTTTTGGCTCAGGCCCGGCCTGGGGAAGTCAGTTTGGGCAAAAGGATGTGGATCAGACCAAATATGCTGTGATCGCTATGCCCATTGCCCGGGGCGGATACAAACTCTTGGTCGTCGAGCAGGTCAGTAATAAGCGGCCCTGTTGGGCGGAAAATGGCCTTCAACCCACTGTTATTGATCCCCTCCTAGCCACCTTTGACTTCACCGGAATTTGTGGCCGGAGCATGGATAGTAATGGCTACTCCATCCGGGTTGAACAACAAGATTTAGGGATGGAATATCGGTTGAGTGTAGAGCAGCAGGAGAATGAACTGTATCTGGTGGGAGTCAGGAATCGGGGTGGAGCAGAAGCCAAAATGGTGATCGGCCGTACCAATGGCCTGGTTCCGGGAGCCTTCCTGAAAATTAATTTAGAACCCAATTGGCGGATCACTCGCCGTACCTTTGAAGAGCGCACCCTTGGCCATGTCTATTTCACCTCGGACTCCATGCAAGCGGCCTTTACTCCGGCAGCCATCCAAGCCAACCCAGCCCCCCCCGCAACCCCTGTGGTTTCCCAAACAGATGCCCCCACCAGCCCAAACACCCCTACTGTCCCAAAACCCCAGGCCCCACAACCCATTACCAACTAA
- a CDS encoding circularly permuted type 2 ATP-grasp protein, which translates to MGTSGKGTDMVVRFQDYDPGQFYDEWFIAPGQARPLVQPLIERVESLPPGEMTRRQQTAQTAMLNLGATFNVYGDDQGVERAMPFDIIPRVVSATDWANLEQGLKQRIYTLNCFLTDIYSEQKIIKDGIIPRELIESAKGFLSPCMGLLPPQGIWCHVTGTDLVRDREGKWYVLEDNLRCPSGISYVLENRRVMKSTFPLVFKQMAIQPVDEYPGHLLETLLNLAPANLPDPTVVVLTPGIYNSAYFEHSFLAQQMGVTLVEGRDLVVADGYVQMRTTKGLKRVDVIYRRIDDDFIDPAAFRADSMLGIKGITEVYRRGRVALANALGTGVADDKVIYAYVPQMIKYYLDEEILLDNVPTYLCWQPQDLKYVLAHLDQLVVKAANESGGYGMLIGTQSTQAQREEFAARIRANPRNYIAQPTLALSRVPTMIEGELTGCHVDLRPYILYGEEIYVHPGGLTRVAMRKGSLVVNSSQGGGSKDTWVLCE; encoded by the coding sequence ATGGGAACAAGTGGCAAAGGTACAGACATGGTAGTGCGGTTCCAAGATTATGATCCCGGACAATTTTACGACGAGTGGTTCATTGCCCCCGGCCAGGCCCGCCCTTTAGTTCAGCCCCTGATTGAACGGGTAGAATCTTTACCCCCTGGAGAAATGACTCGCCGCCAACAAACCGCCCAAACAGCCATGCTCAATCTTGGTGCCACGTTCAACGTCTATGGGGATGATCAAGGGGTTGAGCGGGCCATGCCCTTTGATATTATTCCCCGCGTTGTTTCTGCCACGGATTGGGCTAACTTAGAGCAGGGTCTCAAGCAACGCATCTACACCCTAAATTGCTTTTTAACCGATATTTATAGCGAACAGAAGATTATCAAAGACGGGATCATTCCGCGGGAGTTGATTGAATCTGCGAAGGGATTTTTGTCTCCCTGCATGGGACTCCTGCCCCCCCAAGGCATTTGGTGTCATGTGACGGGAACCGACCTAGTGCGGGATCGGGAAGGGAAATGGTACGTCCTTGAGGATAATCTCCGGTGTCCTTCGGGAATTTCTTACGTCCTTGAGAACCGGCGGGTGATGAAAAGCACCTTTCCCCTCGTCTTTAAGCAAATGGCGATCCAACCCGTGGATGAATATCCCGGCCATTTATTAGAAACTCTCCTCAACTTGGCCCCAGCCAACCTCCCAGATCCAACGGTGGTGGTGTTAACCCCAGGTATATATAACTCCGCCTATTTTGAACACTCTTTCTTGGCCCAACAAATGGGAGTCACCCTCGTGGAAGGGAGAGACTTGGTCGTGGCGGATGGATATGTCCAAATGCGGACAACGAAGGGACTCAAACGGGTAGATGTGATCTATCGGCGGATTGATGATGACTTTATTGACCCCGCTGCATTTCGGGCCGATTCTATGCTCGGAATTAAGGGGATTACGGAGGTCTATCGGCGGGGACGGGTAGCCTTGGCCAATGCCTTGGGAACTGGGGTGGCCGATGACAAGGTGATCTATGCCTACGTCCCGCAAATGATTAAGTACTATCTGGATGAAGAAATTCTCCTGGATAATGTCCCCACCTACCTCTGTTGGCAACCCCAAGACCTCAAGTATGTTTTGGCGCATTTAGATCAATTAGTTGTCAAAGCGGCAAATGAATCTGGTGGTTATGGAATGCTCATTGGTACCCAATCCACCCAGGCCCAACGGGAGGAATTTGCGGCCCGGATTAGGGCTAACCCCCGAAATTACATTGCCCAACCTACCCTCGCCTTATCCCGAGTGCCGACCATGATTGAGGGAGAACTAACTGGCTGCCATGTGGATTTACGTCCCTATATCCTCTATGGAGAAGAGATTTATGTGCATCCAGGGGGGCTAACACGGGTGGCCATGCGGAAAGGCTCCTTAGTGGTCAACTCCTCCCAAGGGGGTGGGAGCAAAGATACCTGGGTTCTCTGTGAATAG
- a CDS encoding MORN repeat-containing protein encodes MPTSVLLSSPFRLKLSASLLGLGLGLGLWTVVAPQAWSQTTLPGIDQRVSGEATLTLPDGTTYKGEVFNGRFNGQGVLSMSNGTRYEGNFKDGKYQGNGILTQADGTRYEGEFADGVFNGSGVLTKADGTRYEGMFSKGVYGGPGILTLPDGTRYEGNFAAGEFNGKGVISYPGGVSYSGDFSNGKFEGPGVLSLPDGSRVIATWRNGQRLPK; translated from the coding sequence ATGCCTACCTCGGTGCTATTGTCTTCCCCTTTCCGCCTGAAGTTATCCGCCTCTCTATTGGGGCTAGGGCTAGGATTGGGCCTCTGGACAGTTGTGGCTCCCCAGGCCTGGAGTCAAACCACATTGCCAGGCATTGATCAGCGGGTATCTGGAGAAGCGACCTTGACCTTACCGGATGGCACAACCTACAAAGGAGAGGTCTTTAATGGGCGTTTCAATGGCCAGGGTGTCTTGAGTATGTCCAATGGAACCCGTTACGAAGGCAATTTCAAGGATGGGAAGTATCAAGGCAACGGCATCTTAACCCAGGCCGATGGCACTCGCTATGAAGGAGAGTTTGCCGATGGGGTCTTTAATGGTAGTGGGGTGCTCACAAAAGCCGATGGGACACGCTATGAGGGGATGTTTAGCAAAGGGGTTTACGGTGGCCCCGGAATTTTAACCCTCCCCGATGGCACCCGCTATGAGGGTAACTTTGCCGCCGGTGAATTTAATGGCAAAGGGGTGATTAGCTATCCGGGTGGTGTGAGCTATAGCGGGGACTTTAGTAATGGCAAGTTCGAGGGGCCTGGGGTCTTATCCTTGCCCGATGGTTCACGGGTGATTGCAACTTGGCGCAATGGTCAACGATTGCCAAAATAA
- a CDS encoding restriction endonuclease, which yields MKRFTSLLPTFDSMLIPTIQALQILGGSGTTEEIYDQVAQILNLPDKVLEIPHGNSSQSEVEYRLAWSRTYLKKYGILENSARGVWSLGSTAINHDELDPKEIVKTVREAGKSKVILPVPMTKASESLETLNELAWHQQLHEILLEMEPSAFERLVQRLLRESGFIQVQVSGKSGDGGIDGVGIARINGFLSFHILFQCKRYQGSVTSGQIRDFRGAMQGHTDKGLFITTGTFTRDAIKEALRDGAPPIDLIDGEQLVQRIKELGLGVKITIFESVEVDTDWFERI from the coding sequence ATGAAGCGATTCACCTCCTTATTACCTACATTTGACTCAATGCTTATCCCTACAATTCAAGCTCTTCAAATTTTGGGGGGATCGGGTACAACTGAGGAGATTTACGACCAAGTAGCACAAATCCTTAACTTGCCCGATAAAGTGCTTGAAATCCCACATGGCAATAGCTCACAAAGCGAAGTTGAGTATCGTCTTGCCTGGAGTCGTACCTATTTGAAAAAATACGGAATCTTGGAAAATTCAGCACGCGGCGTATGGTCGTTAGGATCAACCGCTATCAATCATGATGAACTAGATCCTAAAGAAATTGTCAAGACTGTTCGAGAGGCAGGTAAGAGCAAGGTTATTCTTCCAGTCCCCATGACCAAAGCATCTGAATCACTTGAGACTCTTAACGAACTAGCCTGGCATCAGCAATTACATGAAATACTTTTAGAGATGGAGCCATCTGCATTTGAACGGTTAGTGCAACGTCTTCTGCGTGAGTCTGGTTTTATCCAAGTTCAAGTAAGCGGAAAATCCGGAGACGGTGGTATTGATGGAGTTGGTATTGCCCGTATTAATGGTTTTTTAAGTTTTCATATCCTTTTCCAATGCAAACGTTATCAAGGTTCAGTTACATCCGGTCAAATTCGAGATTTTCGAGGAGCTATGCAAGGACATACTGATAAGGGACTATTTATTACCACTGGAACATTTACTAGAGATGCAATTAAGGAAGCACTACGAGATGGAGCACCACCCATTGATTTGATAGACGGGGAACAGTTAGTCCAACGCATCAAAGAGTTAGGGCTTGGTGTCAAAATCACAATATTTGAGTCGGTGGAAGTTGATACAGATTGGTTTGAAAGAATTTAA
- a CDS encoding cupin domain-containing protein, giving the protein MPALSQSSQWHSLSGVVWGKDLPAFSYPFHQTPLTLYDGGTTKQVGTYNFPVSKGMAGVYMTLEPGAIRELHWHANAAEWAYVISGRTRITLTSPDGNVQIADVDQGGLWYFPRGWGHSIEGLGPETAKFILVFNDGTFSEGATFSITDWVSHMPISWVQDALGLTASQVQGLPNKQVYISRRPPAPGPLATTQPRNPNIPRLEVTHVHDLAAQPFFAVEDKNTILLASNKEFPASFNMAGGIIHLEPGAIRQPHWHPNADEWQYILDGEMELTVFASEGKASISTLKTGDVGYIPKGYGHALRNPSHKPMDVLLVFDAGEYESIELTGWIASNPDSVVGNTFQVPANLLSQLPRQKKLFARPGK; this is encoded by the coding sequence TTGCCGGCCCTATCTCAATCGAGTCAATGGCACTCCCTCTCAGGGGTGGTCTGGGGCAAAGATTTACCCGCCTTCAGTTACCCATTTCATCAAACCCCCCTCACCCTCTACGACGGCGGTACCACCAAGCAGGTCGGAACCTATAACTTTCCGGTGAGCAAGGGCATGGCGGGGGTTTACATGACCCTGGAACCAGGAGCAATTCGGGAACTTCACTGGCACGCTAATGCGGCGGAATGGGCCTATGTTATCTCTGGCCGGACTCGGATTACCTTGACTAGTCCCGATGGTAACGTCCAAATTGCGGATGTAGATCAAGGGGGGTTATGGTACTTTCCGCGGGGCTGGGGGCATAGCATTGAGGGTCTGGGGCCTGAGACTGCCAAATTCATTCTGGTCTTTAATGACGGCACATTTTCAGAAGGGGCTACGTTCAGCATTACGGATTGGGTCTCCCATATGCCCATTTCCTGGGTACAAGACGCGCTCGGTTTAACGGCGAGCCAAGTTCAAGGCTTACCGAATAAACAAGTCTATATCTCTCGTCGTCCGCCAGCCCCAGGCCCGCTTGCGACTACCCAACCCCGCAATCCCAACATCCCCCGTTTGGAAGTCACTCACGTTCACGACTTAGCGGCCCAACCCTTCTTTGCAGTTGAAGATAAAAATACAATTTTGTTGGCCAGTAATAAGGAGTTTCCGGCTAGTTTCAATATGGCTGGGGGAATTATTCATTTAGAACCGGGAGCGATTCGCCAACCCCACTGGCATCCTAACGCCGATGAATGGCAATATATTCTAGATGGAGAAATGGAACTGACTGTTTTCGCCTCTGAGGGTAAAGCCAGTATCAGCACGCTCAAAACTGGAGATGTGGGCTATATTCCCAAAGGCTATGGCCATGCGCTCCGTAATCCAAGTCATAAACCGATGGATGTGCTGCTAGTCTTTGATGCTGGGGAGTACGAAAGTATTGAACTGACGGGTTGGATTGCCAGTAATCCTGATTCAGTGGTTGGGAATACGTTTCAAGTCCCAGCTAATTTATTGTCACAGTTACCACGGCAGAAAAAACTCTTTGCCAGGCCTGGGAAGTAA
- the rplC gene encoding 50S ribosomal protein L3: MAIGILGTKLGMTQIFDDSGKAVPITVVQAGPCPVTQIKTKATDGYTAIQLGYGETKEKALSKPELGHLAKSESNPLRHLQEYRLEDVSGYQLGQPITVDIFEAGKLVDVVGTSIGRGFAGYQKRHNFKRGPMAHGSKNHRLPGSTGAGTTPGRVYPGKRMAGQMGNCRVTVRKLQIVQVDPTRNLLLIKGALPGKPGALVNILPATIVGQK; encoded by the coding sequence GTGGCCATTGGCATTTTAGGGACAAAACTGGGGATGACCCAAATATTTGATGACAGCGGCAAAGCCGTGCCAATCACGGTTGTCCAAGCTGGCCCCTGCCCTGTCACCCAAATTAAAACTAAAGCCACCGATGGTTACACAGCGATTCAATTGGGCTACGGTGAAACCAAGGAAAAAGCCCTCAGCAAACCAGAACTGGGGCATTTGGCTAAAAGTGAATCTAATCCCCTACGGCATCTCCAAGAATATCGGCTTGAGGATGTGAGTGGTTACCAACTAGGCCAACCAATTACCGTGGATATTTTTGAAGCCGGAAAATTGGTGGATGTAGTCGGCACCAGCATCGGGCGTGGTTTTGCTGGCTACCAAAAACGCCACAACTTCAAGCGGGGGCCGATGGCCCATGGTTCTAAAAATCACCGCCTTCCGGGTTCGACTGGGGCTGGAACCACACCGGGTCGTGTCTATCCAGGCAAACGGATGGCAGGACAAATGGGGAACTGCCGCGTCACCGTCCGTAAATTACAAATTGTCCAAGTTGATCCCACACGCAACTTGTTATTGATCAAAGGGGCCTTACCCGGCAAGCCCGGCGCTTTAGTGAACATCCTTCCCGCTACTATCGTTGGACAGAAATAG
- the rplD gene encoding 50S ribosomal protein L4, whose translation MVSCVVKDWQGTSAGTADLELAVAKETTASHILHRAVVRQLANARQGTVSTKTRAEVSGGGRKPWKQKGTGRARAGSNRSPLWRGGGVIFGPKPRDYSQKMNRKERRLALRTALMSRSEALIVVQDFAEQLPRPKTKELISALTRWGVKAGDKVLLITTERQENIYLSARNVPRLKLIAADQLNVFDLLHADNIVATSAAIAKIQEVYGE comes from the coding sequence ATGGTTTCATGTGTTGTAAAAGACTGGCAAGGTACTTCAGCGGGAACGGCAGACCTAGAACTGGCCGTGGCCAAAGAAACAACCGCAAGCCACATTCTTCATCGAGCAGTTGTGCGTCAACTGGCCAATGCGCGCCAAGGGACTGTTTCCACCAAGACTCGGGCAGAAGTTAGTGGCGGTGGTCGCAAACCCTGGAAGCAAAAAGGGACAGGTCGGGCCAGAGCAGGCTCAAATCGCTCCCCCCTCTGGCGCGGCGGTGGTGTCATCTTTGGCCCCAAACCCCGTGACTATTCCCAAAAAATGAATCGGAAAGAGCGGCGGTTGGCTTTACGCACGGCCTTAATGAGTCGCAGTGAGGCATTAATTGTCGTCCAAGATTTTGCCGAGCAACTGCCTCGTCCCAAAACCAAGGAATTGATCAGTGCCCTAACTCGTTGGGGTGTTAAAGCCGGGGACAAGGTTCTTCTAATTACGACAGAGCGGCAAGAAAACATTTATCTCTCGGCTCGCAATGTTCCCCGCTTAAAACTGATTGCAGCGGATCAACTCAATGTCTTTGATCTGCTCCATGCCGACAACATTGTGGCCACCAGTGCAGCCATCGCCAAAATTCAGGAGGTTTATGGTGAGTAG
- a CDS encoding 50S ribosomal protein L23, with translation MVSRINNPRSLADLVRRPIVTEKATIALENNQYTFDVDPRANKIQIKDAIEELFSVKVTAVNTYNPPKKARRVGKFAGFRPQYKRAIVTLAAGDTITLFPDV, from the coding sequence ATGGTGAGTAGAATTAACAACCCTCGCTCATTAGCAGATCTGGTTCGCCGCCCAATTGTCACCGAAAAGGCCACCATTGCCCTCGAAAACAATCAATACACCTTTGATGTGGATCCACGGGCCAACAAAATTCAAATCAAAGATGCCATTGAAGAGCTTTTTTCAGTCAAGGTAACAGCGGTTAATACCTATAACCCTCCCAAGAAAGCAAGGCGTGTGGGTAAATTTGCTGGCTTTCGGCCTCAGTACAAGCGGGCTATTGTCACCTTAGCTGCTGGCGACACTATTACCCTCTTCCCCGACGTTTAG
- the rplB gene encoding 50S ribosomal protein L2, which produces MGIRAYRPYTPSTRQKSVSDFAEITTDSPEKSLTGSKHRKKGRNNRGVITSRRRGGGHKRRYRDVDFRRNKVDVPGKVATVEYDPNRNARIALINYEDGEKRYILHPRNLTPGTKIIASAEAPIEIGNAMPLGKIPLGTSVHNVEITPGRGAQMVRAAGAMAQVVAKEGDMVTLKLPSGEVRLFRKECFATIGQVGNVDHSNLSMGKAGRNRWKGRRPKVRGSVMNPVDHPHGGGEGRAPIGRSGPVTPWGKPTLGYKTRKKKKLSNALIVRRRRKSSKRGRGGRQS; this is translated from the coding sequence ATGGGCATTCGAGCTTACCGACCCTATACTCCCAGTACTCGCCAAAAGTCTGTCTCTGATTTTGCTGAAATTACGACAGACTCACCGGAGAAGTCTCTAACGGGTAGCAAACATCGCAAAAAAGGGCGCAACAACCGGGGTGTCATTACTAGCCGGCGGCGGGGTGGTGGCCACAAACGTCGCTATCGGGATGTGGACTTTCGCCGGAATAAAGTGGATGTGCCCGGAAAGGTGGCAACAGTGGAATATGACCCTAACCGGAATGCCCGGATTGCCTTAATTAACTATGAAGATGGGGAAAAACGTTACATCCTGCATCCTCGCAATTTGACCCCTGGCACCAAAATTATTGCCAGTGCCGAAGCTCCCATCGAGATTGGTAACGCCATGCCCTTAGGCAAAATTCCTTTGGGAACTTCTGTCCATAATGTGGAAATCACCCCAGGTCGGGGTGCGCAGATGGTACGGGCAGCCGGAGCGATGGCCCAAGTGGTTGCGAAGGAAGGGGATATGGTCACCCTGAAACTACCCTCGGGAGAAGTGCGCCTGTTCCGAAAAGAATGCTTTGCCACCATTGGTCAAGTCGGAAATGTCGATCACAGCAACCTCAGCATGGGGAAAGCGGGCCGGAATCGTTGGAAAGGGCGGCGACCGAAAGTCCGGGGTTCTGTGATGAATCCGGTGGATCACCCCCATGGTGGTGGTGAAGGACGCGCGCCCATTGGTCGCAGTGGCCCCGTCACACCTTGGGGTAAACCAACCCTGGGTTATAAGACCCGCAAGAAGAAAAAACTTAGCAATGCTCTGATTGTGCGGCGGCGGCGGAAGTCCTCTAAACGGGGTCGCGGTGGGCGGCAATCCTAA
- the rpsS gene encoding 30S ribosomal protein S19: protein MGRSLKKGPFVADHLLRKVEALNARNDKQVIKTWSRASTILPEMIGHTIAVHNGRQHVPVFVTEQMVGHKLGEFAPTRTFRSHVKGDKKARY, encoded by the coding sequence ATGGGACGTTCACTCAAAAAAGGGCCATTTGTTGCCGACCATCTCTTGCGGAAAGTCGAAGCTCTCAATGCTCGCAATGATAAGCAAGTGATTAAAACTTGGTCACGGGCCTCCACGATTTTGCCGGAGATGATTGGTCACACGATTGCAGTTCACAATGGCCGTCAACATGTCCCCGTCTTTGTTACGGAACAAATGGTGGGTCATAAGTTAGGTGAATTTGCCCCGACTCGCACCTTTCGCAGCCATGTCAAAGGCGATAAAAAAGCTCGCTACTAA